Below is a genomic region from Phycobacter azelaicus.
CAACTTGGCTGAGCGCAGCAAAGTGCATGACAGCAACAGGCTGATATTCTGCAAAAACCGCATCAAGACGCTCGCGGTCCGCAAGATCCCCCTTTTCGAAGGGGCCGAACTTTACGGCATCCTGCCACCCCGTAACCAGGTTATCAAACGTCACAGGCGTGTAGCCCGATGCTTGCAAAGCCTTGCACGCATGCGAGCCGATGTAACCGGCGCCGCCAGTCACCAGTACATTTCCTAAAGCCACAGCTCCCTCACGTTCTGCTTTTGCGGCGGATCGGCGTGCACTTATTCGGCAGCCTGTCCGACCTGAGCGATCTCGTTGATATACTGCATCAACTCATCCCGCAATTCTTCGCGCGCGAGGGCGAATGACACCGTCGCCTGCAGGAAGCCGGCCTTGGATCCGCAGTCAAACCGCTGGCCGCGGAAACGGTAACCATAGACCGGAACGTCCTGCGCAATATCCTGCGCGATCGCATCAGTCAGCTGGATTTCACCGCCCGCGCCCTGCTTCATCTTGTTGAGATTGCGCAGCACAGAGGGCTCCAGGATGTATCGGCCGATCACCGCAAGGTTCGACGGCGCCTCGCCCATGGCTGGTTTTTCCACCATGCTGCGCGCTTCCACCACAGGCCCCATGTCTTCCTTCACGTCGAGAATACCATAGGAGCTCGCCTTTTCCGGCGCGACTTCCATCGCGGCAACCATGTTGCCGCCTGTTTCGGCATAAGCATCAACCATTTGCTTGAGGCAGGGGGTTTCAGCCGCGATCACGTCATCCGGCAGAATGACTGCAAAGGGCTCGTTCGCGATCAGACGGCGCGCGCACCAGACCGCGTGGCCAAGACCCAGCGCCTGATGCTGACGGATGTACGCGATGGCACCGCTGTCCATATTGGTCTGCTTGAGGATCTCAAGAAGGTCTTTTTTGCCCTTCTTGCGCAGCTCCTGCTCAAGCACCGGTGAATGGTCGAAGTAATCCTCAAGCGCGCCTTTGCCGCGCGAGGTAACAAAGATGAATTCCTTGATGCCAGCTTCGCGCGCCTCGTCGATGGCGTATTGAACCAGCGGCCGGTCCACCAATGTCATGATTTCCTTGGGCACAGACTTGGTTGCAGGCAGAAACCGGGTCCCCAAACCTGCAACCGGAAAAATCGCTTTCGTTACTTTCTTACGCATGATCATCTCTCAGTATTTTATTGGTCTATTGACCCGAAAATTTCACCTACACTCATCGGCGCTTACTGCAACCAACACAAGACGACTCCATTCATGAGGACTCGCTGACACCAAATCACGAGATTATGATGACAATATGTCCTAAGCGTAATGCCCAGCAGCGCAGGCTGTTTTTGCAACAAGCTACCAGGTTACGCCTTGCCCATTCTGGACATCATTTCTTCAATTCGCGGCACGTCTTCGGGATTGTTCAATTCCCAAAACTCGCGTCCTTTTGCTTCGACTTCCACACACAGAACCTTGCGGCCGTTCTCCAGGAAACGCAGCTGTTCGAGGCCTTCGAGCGTTTCAAGCGGGCCGCTTGTCCAATCAGGATAGGCCGCAAGCGCGTCAGGACGGTAGGCATAGACTCCCACATGATGGAAAACAGGCGTGTCCTCGCCACTTTCAAAGGCAGATGCACAAAAAGGTAGCACCTCTTTGGAGAAATACAAAGCACTACGATCAGCTGCGAACACTGCCGTCGTCCCGCCGACTCGGCCAGCGCGACGATCCGCCAGAAGGCTGTTCAGCGTCGCACCATCACAGCGCAGAACCGGCGTGGCCAGCCCCATATCCGGAGCCGCGCGCAGCCCCTCCACCAGATCCTCAACAAACCAATGCGGCGTGAGGGGGGCATCCCCCTGCAGGTTCACCACGATGTCGTATCCACCACCCAGCGCCGCATGGGCTTCGGCGCAGCGTTCGGTTCCGTTGGCACAGCTTTCCGATGTCATCACCACTTCGGCACCAAATCCTTCGGCCGCCGTGCGAATTCTATCGTCATCCGTGGCAACCACGACCCGGTCCACACCGGACACCGCAGATGCTGCACGCCACGAGCGTTCGATCAACGTGCGTTTTTCCCCCGTGGCGCCTTTTAATTCCACCAATGGCTTGCCGGGATAGCGGGTCGAAGCATACCGGGCAGGGATGACGATCAGAACAGACATCAGGCTCCTTTCAGCTCAACGCCACCAGCGTAGGCGATGAAGAACGGGTTGGCATAGCCTTCTTTGCCGTAGACAAGGGGGGAATGATCATCGAAACGGACCACTTTGCCGCCAGCGCCAGCCAAAACGGCATGGCCCGCGGCGGTATCCCATTCCATGGTGCGCCCGACGCGCGGGTACAGGTCGGCCTCACCAGTTGCCACCAGACAGAACTTGAGCGACGAGCCTGCACTCTTCATGTCCTTGACGTTGTATTTGTTGATGTAGTCTTCCGTGGCCTGATCACGATGGGACTTGGACGCGACCACCATGAGCGCGTCATTGTTACTGTCTGCCACGCGGATCGGCGCGGTCTCGCCAATGCGCTTGGGGTCGAAGGGGCCTGTTTCCTCTACGCTCGATCCGTCAGCGAGCGTGAAGAACATGCGCTCTTTGGCGGGGGCGTAAACGACGCCACGGGTCGGCACGCCCTTTTCCACCAGCGCGATGTTCACGGTAAAATCGCCACGCCGGTGGATGAACTCTTTGGTGCCATCGAGAGGATCAACAATCAAAAACGTATCGCCACGCTCGGAATGGGAGGCGCTTTGCTCTTCGGTGACCAGCAGAACATCTGGAAAGGCCGCACGCAGCCCGGCAGAGATGAGGGCATCCGCCGCCTCGTCGGCAGCCGTCACCGGGCTGTCATCGGACTTCACCTTAACGTCGAAATCGTCGGAATTATAAATCTCCATGATCTTGTTGCCAGCCTCGATTGCGAGACGGCGGATCACGGGAACAAGCTCTTCATAGGTCAAACCGGGTCTCCCGAACCTGGGGTTAATTGAAAATTTTCCTGTCGTCCCTTATGCTCCGACAGGACTAGAACGGCAAGAAGTC
It encodes:
- the galU gene encoding UTP--glucose-1-phosphate uridylyltransferase GalU, which translates into the protein MRKKVTKAIFPVAGLGTRFLPATKSVPKEIMTLVDRPLVQYAIDEAREAGIKEFIFVTSRGKGALEDYFDHSPVLEQELRKKGKKDLLEILKQTNMDSGAIAYIRQHQALGLGHAVWCARRLIANEPFAVILPDDVIAAETPCLKQMVDAYAETGGNMVAAMEVAPEKASSYGILDVKEDMGPVVEARSMVEKPAMGEAPSNLAVIGRYILEPSVLRNLNKMKQGAGGEIQLTDAIAQDIAQDVPVYGYRFRGQRFDCGSKAGFLQATVSFALAREELRDELMQYINEIAQVGQAAE
- a CDS encoding 3-deoxy-manno-octulosonate cytidylyltransferase; this encodes MSVLIVIPARYASTRYPGKPLVELKGATGEKRTLIERSWRAASAVSGVDRVVVATDDDRIRTAAEGFGAEVVMTSESCANGTERCAEAHAALGGGYDIVVNLQGDAPLTPHWFVEDLVEGLRAAPDMGLATPVLRCDGATLNSLLADRRAGRVGGTTAVFAADRSALYFSKEVLPFCASAFESGEDTPVFHHVGVYAYRPDALAAYPDWTSGPLETLEGLEQLRFLENGRKVLCVEVEAKGREFWELNNPEDVPRIEEMMSRMGKA
- the cysQ gene encoding 3'(2'),5'-bisphosphate nucleotidase CysQ encodes the protein MTYEELVPVIRRLAIEAGNKIMEIYNSDDFDVKVKSDDSPVTAADEAADALISAGLRAAFPDVLLVTEEQSASHSERGDTFLIVDPLDGTKEFIHRRGDFTVNIALVEKGVPTRGVVYAPAKERMFFTLADGSSVEETGPFDPKRIGETAPIRVADSNNDALMVVASKSHRDQATEDYINKYNVKDMKSAGSSLKFCLVATGEADLYPRVGRTMEWDTAAGHAVLAGAGGKVVRFDDHSPLVYGKEGYANPFFIAYAGGVELKGA